A window of Cryptomeria japonica chromosome 3, Sugi_1.0, whole genome shotgun sequence contains these coding sequences:
- the LOC131075443 gene encoding uncharacterized protein LOC131075443 isoform X1, which yields MERGGPYPLVGIDVDAESEEKFYDMDSSVHSYRELGNSFTSSKMEESADVDPLNQTLSDSHTVSHADRNFDAETSLDSELPQKHDCYIQNDELDEAKEIDAHRDGNLGRRYFYYDSPLLEETGAWIPVSVPPMSESDHEEWYRDQGVNGGYLPEDDIGWQYANQELTLWTVISEMLAVMSAKASSFAGAKCRSSISPFANHMPKRILEQAWREMAQTLTDTSFNNIKDILEAEPTKWLADSAASACMLCNSQFHPIMRPRHHCRFCGLIFCGVCSRGRSLLPVKFRTNDPQRVCDVCWVRLESAQGLLERQVSHAAQEAIHDVTDLSTLRSWVNIPWGQSMENEIYKATNTLRDFVKIGYIRPERSIPDAVLRGAKGLALLTVVKVGIMVTYKVGTGLVIARKEDGSWSPPSAISSIGVGWGAQAGGEVTDFVIVLRTEEAVKTFGGNIHFSIGAGLNAAAGPIGRVIEADLRAGDGGSAACYTYSCSKGAFVGCSLEGNIVRTRTSTNVQFYGNSSIKASDILFGSIPRPTAAAPLYNALSELFNKLQIS from the exons ATGGAGAGAGGTGGACCCTATCCACTTGTTGGGATAGATGTAGATGCTGAATCGGAAGAGAAGTTTTATGATATGGATTCTTCTGTTCATTCATACAGAGAACTGGGAAACTCATTCACTAGCTCTAAG ATGGAGGAGAGTGCAGATGTGGATCCTCTGAATCAAACCCTTAGCGACTCTCATACAGTAAGTCATGCTGACAGAAATTTTGATGCTGAAACATCTTTGGACTCAGAGCTTCCACAGAAACATGACTGTTATATTCAAAATGACGAGCTAGATGAGGCAAAAGAAATTGATGCACATAGAGATGGTAATTTAGGGCGTAGATATTTCTACTATGACTCTCCTCTTTTGGAGGAGACTGGTGCGTGGATACCCGTGTCTGTTCCTCCAATGTCAGAGAGTGACCATGAAGAATGGTACAGAGATCAGGGTGTAAATGGGGGATATCTTCCTGAGGATGATATTGGATGGCAATATGCAAATCAGGAATTGACACTTTGGACTGTTATTAGTGAGATGCTGGCAGTGATGTCTGCAAAGGCTAGTTCTTTTGCAGGAGCAAAATGTCGGTCATCTATATCTCCTTTTGCGAATCATATGCCAAAACGTATCTTAGAGCAGGCTTGGAGAGAGATGGCTCAAACCCTTACAGATACATCTTTTAACAACATAAAGGATATTTTGGAAGCTGAGCCCACAAAATGGTTAGCTGACAGTGCAGCTTCTGCATGTATGCTATGTAATTCACAATTCCATCCAATCATGCGTCCAAGGCACCACTGTAGGTTCTGTGGTCTAATATTTTGTGGTGTttgttctagaggaagaagtttgtTGCCTGTGAAATTTCGTACAAATGATCCACAGCGAGTTTGTGATGTATGCTGGGTGAGGTTGGAATCAGCACAAGGTCTACTGGAGAGACAAGTCAGCCATGCAGCACAGGAGGCAATACATGATGTGACTGATTTGAGCACTCTAAGATCTTGGGTAAATATTCCTTGGGGACAATCAATGGAAAATGAAATTTATAAGGCCACTAACACACTCCGTGACTTTGTCAAG ATAGGTTATATAAGACCTGAAAGATCAATTCCAGACGCTGTACTACGTGGAGCTAAAGGTTTGGCTCTTCTCACTGTTGTAAAAGTGGGCATTATGGTAACCTATAAGGTGGGAACAGGATTAGTTATTGCTCGGAAAGAGGATGGATCTTGGTCTCCACCATCTGCTATCTCTTCTATTGGTGTTGGCTGGGGAGCTCAG GCTGGGGGAGAAGTGACAGACTTTGTAATTGTCCTCCGAACAGAAGAGGCAGTAAAGACTTTTGGTGGGAATATACATTTCTCTATAGGCGCTGGTCTCAATGCTGCTGCAGGTCCAATTGGAAGAGTGATTGAAGCGGATTTACGTGCTGGAGATGGTGGTTCTGCAGCTTGTTACACTTACAGTTGCAGCAAAG GTGCTTTTGTCGGTTGCTCACTTGAAGGAAATATTGTCAGAACTCGAACCTCAACAAATGTACAATTTTATGGGAACTCATCTATTAAAGCATCTGATATTCTTTTTGGGTCAATTCCAAGGCCAACAGCAGCTGCTCCTTTGTACAATGCTTTGTCAGAATTGTTTAACAAGCTTCAGATCTCATAA
- the LOC131075443 gene encoding uncharacterized protein LOC131075443 isoform X2 — protein sequence MEESADVDPLNQTLSDSHTVSHADRNFDAETSLDSELPQKHDCYIQNDELDEAKEIDAHRDGNLGRRYFYYDSPLLEETGAWIPVSVPPMSESDHEEWYRDQGVNGGYLPEDDIGWQYANQELTLWTVISEMLAVMSAKASSFAGAKCRSSISPFANHMPKRILEQAWREMAQTLTDTSFNNIKDILEAEPTKWLADSAASACMLCNSQFHPIMRPRHHCRFCGLIFCGVCSRGRSLLPVKFRTNDPQRVCDVCWVRLESAQGLLERQVSHAAQEAIHDVTDLSTLRSWVNIPWGQSMENEIYKATNTLRDFVKIGYIRPERSIPDAVLRGAKGLALLTVVKVGIMVTYKVGTGLVIARKEDGSWSPPSAISSIGVGWGAQAGGEVTDFVIVLRTEEAVKTFGGNIHFSIGAGLNAAAGPIGRVIEADLRAGDGGSAACYTYSCSKGAFVGCSLEGNIVRTRTSTNVQFYGNSSIKASDILFGSIPRPTAAAPLYNALSELFNKLQIS from the exons ATGGAGGAGAGTGCAGATGTGGATCCTCTGAATCAAACCCTTAGCGACTCTCATACAGTAAGTCATGCTGACAGAAATTTTGATGCTGAAACATCTTTGGACTCAGAGCTTCCACAGAAACATGACTGTTATATTCAAAATGACGAGCTAGATGAGGCAAAAGAAATTGATGCACATAGAGATGGTAATTTAGGGCGTAGATATTTCTACTATGACTCTCCTCTTTTGGAGGAGACTGGTGCGTGGATACCCGTGTCTGTTCCTCCAATGTCAGAGAGTGACCATGAAGAATGGTACAGAGATCAGGGTGTAAATGGGGGATATCTTCCTGAGGATGATATTGGATGGCAATATGCAAATCAGGAATTGACACTTTGGACTGTTATTAGTGAGATGCTGGCAGTGATGTCTGCAAAGGCTAGTTCTTTTGCAGGAGCAAAATGTCGGTCATCTATATCTCCTTTTGCGAATCATATGCCAAAACGTATCTTAGAGCAGGCTTGGAGAGAGATGGCTCAAACCCTTACAGATACATCTTTTAACAACATAAAGGATATTTTGGAAGCTGAGCCCACAAAATGGTTAGCTGACAGTGCAGCTTCTGCATGTATGCTATGTAATTCACAATTCCATCCAATCATGCGTCCAAGGCACCACTGTAGGTTCTGTGGTCTAATATTTTGTGGTGTttgttctagaggaagaagtttgtTGCCTGTGAAATTTCGTACAAATGATCCACAGCGAGTTTGTGATGTATGCTGGGTGAGGTTGGAATCAGCACAAGGTCTACTGGAGAGACAAGTCAGCCATGCAGCACAGGAGGCAATACATGATGTGACTGATTTGAGCACTCTAAGATCTTGGGTAAATATTCCTTGGGGACAATCAATGGAAAATGAAATTTATAAGGCCACTAACACACTCCGTGACTTTGTCAAG ATAGGTTATATAAGACCTGAAAGATCAATTCCAGACGCTGTACTACGTGGAGCTAAAGGTTTGGCTCTTCTCACTGTTGTAAAAGTGGGCATTATGGTAACCTATAAGGTGGGAACAGGATTAGTTATTGCTCGGAAAGAGGATGGATCTTGGTCTCCACCATCTGCTATCTCTTCTATTGGTGTTGGCTGGGGAGCTCAG GCTGGGGGAGAAGTGACAGACTTTGTAATTGTCCTCCGAACAGAAGAGGCAGTAAAGACTTTTGGTGGGAATATACATTTCTCTATAGGCGCTGGTCTCAATGCTGCTGCAGGTCCAATTGGAAGAGTGATTGAAGCGGATTTACGTGCTGGAGATGGTGGTTCTGCAGCTTGTTACACTTACAGTTGCAGCAAAG GTGCTTTTGTCGGTTGCTCACTTGAAGGAAATATTGTCAGAACTCGAACCTCAACAAATGTACAATTTTATGGGAACTCATCTATTAAAGCATCTGATATTCTTTTTGGGTCAATTCCAAGGCCAACAGCAGCTGCTCCTTTGTACAATGCTTTGTCAGAATTGTTTAACAAGCTTCAGATCTCATAA